In a single window of the Micromonospora inositola genome:
- a CDS encoding [protein-PII] uridylyltransferase produces MTSLIKKDASGHPGDGDAELLINEVVGVPGGIGEGARAARADAFDSWLGSLLPRQDGIALIAVGGLGRRQCAPYGDLDLVLLHAGVPGTDELAAKLWYPIWDAGLRLDHSVRTVAEALSVAQDDVKVALGLLDARYVAGGRALADQLIRTATDHWRRTAVRQLPGLKEITTARWATHGELAFLLEGDLKEAAGGLRDVGILRAIATAGITDALRPAVRAAHLRLLDTRDALHLQVGRRVDRLVAQERDGVAKLLSLDDGDALLRRVAGDARTVSHALDDAWRAADRLRSGRRRGADGRPVRRPVARDVVEHDGELVLARTAIGARPDPSLSLRVAAAAATTRLPIARATCEWLAAYCPPLPAPWPPAALAALITLLGAGPGLVPAWETCDRYGLIDGWLPEWTRLRSLPQHNPVHRFTLDRHLVQTAYEASRHSREVDRPDLLLLGAFLHDIGKGLPGDHSTVGAPVAESVAARIGLPEHEVALIGNLVRLHLLLPDVATRRDLADPKTIADVAEKVRDTTTLDLLHALVRADAAATGPAAWSDWKGRLVAELVARVRTALDTGVLPAPPAPDPALVAGPLPVVHLTEDRVAVAAADRRGLLATVAGCLALHRLEVLSADASTVDGRALVECRVQPRYGLAPDPIALSADLRRAVTGDVSVTQRLRGRALAARGAGAAPRVVWHREAATDAVLLELRAADAAGLLYRVACALDEAGAQVRAARISTLGADVVDAFYLVGGWPDDAERARLEAAVLAAV; encoded by the coding sequence ATGACCTCGTTGATCAAGAAGGATGCGTCAGGACACCCCGGCGACGGCGACGCGGAGCTCTTGATCAACGAGGTCGTCGGCGTTCCCGGCGGGATCGGGGAGGGGGCGCGGGCGGCGCGGGCCGACGCGTTCGACTCGTGGCTGGGCTCGCTGCTGCCCCGGCAGGACGGCATCGCGCTCATCGCGGTGGGCGGGTTGGGGCGGCGACAGTGCGCGCCGTACGGGGACCTCGACCTGGTGCTGCTGCACGCTGGGGTGCCCGGCACGGACGAGCTGGCCGCCAAGCTCTGGTATCCGATCTGGGACGCCGGGCTGCGGCTCGACCACTCCGTGCGGACCGTCGCCGAGGCGCTCTCGGTGGCCCAGGACGACGTCAAGGTGGCCCTCGGCCTGCTCGACGCCCGCTACGTCGCCGGCGGCCGGGCGCTCGCCGACCAGCTCATCCGCACCGCCACCGACCACTGGCGGCGCACCGCCGTCCGCCAGCTCCCCGGCCTGAAGGAGATCACCACCGCCCGCTGGGCCACCCACGGCGAACTCGCCTTCCTGCTCGAGGGCGACCTGAAGGAGGCCGCCGGCGGGCTTCGCGACGTCGGCATCCTGCGGGCCATCGCCACCGCCGGGATCACCGACGCGCTGCGCCCGGCCGTCCGCGCCGCCCACCTGCGCCTGCTGGACACCCGCGACGCCCTGCACCTGCAGGTCGGCCGCCGGGTCGACCGGCTCGTCGCGCAGGAACGCGACGGCGTCGCCAAGCTGCTCAGTCTGGACGACGGCGACGCCCTGCTGCGCCGGGTCGCCGGGGACGCCCGCACCGTCAGCCACGCCCTCGACGACGCCTGGCGGGCCGCCGACCGGCTCCGCTCCGGCCGCCGCCGGGGCGCCGACGGCCGCCCGGTCCGCCGCCCCGTGGCCCGGGACGTGGTCGAGCACGACGGCGAGCTGGTGCTCGCCCGTACCGCCATCGGGGCCCGCCCCGACCCGAGCCTGTCGCTGCGGGTCGCCGCCGCCGCGGCCACCACCCGCCTGCCCATCGCCCGGGCCACCTGCGAGTGGCTGGCCGCGTACTGCCCGCCGCTGCCCGCGCCCTGGCCGCCCGCCGCCCTGGCCGCGCTGATCACCCTGCTCGGCGCCGGTCCCGGCCTGGTGCCCGCCTGGGAGACCTGCGACCGGTACGGCCTGATCGACGGCTGGCTGCCCGAGTGGACCCGGCTGCGCAGCCTGCCCCAGCACAACCCGGTGCACCGGTTCACCCTGGACCGGCACCTGGTGCAGACCGCGTACGAGGCGAGCCGGCACTCCCGCGAGGTGGACCGCCCCGACCTGCTGCTGCTCGGCGCCTTCCTGCACGACATCGGCAAGGGACTCCCTGGCGACCACAGCACCGTGGGCGCGCCGGTCGCGGAGTCCGTCGCCGCCCGGATCGGGCTGCCCGAGCACGAGGTGGCGCTGATCGGCAACCTGGTCCGGCTGCATCTGCTCCTGCCCGACGTGGCCACCCGCCGGGACCTCGCCGACCCGAAGACCATCGCCGACGTGGCGGAGAAGGTCCGCGACACCACCACCCTGGACCTGCTGCACGCCCTGGTCCGCGCCGACGCCGCCGCCACCGGGCCGGCGGCCTGGTCGGACTGGAAGGGGCGGCTCGTCGCCGAGCTGGTCGCCCGGGTGCGTACCGCGCTGGACACCGGCGTGCTGCCCGCGCCCCCGGCACCCGACCCGGCGCTGGTGGCGGGGCCGCTGCCGGTCGTACACCTGACCGAGGACCGGGTGGCGGTGGCCGCGGCGGACCGGCGCGGCCTGCTCGCGACGGTCGCCGGCTGCCTGGCCCTGCACCGGCTGGAGGTGCTCTCCGCGGACGCCTCCACGGTCGACGGCCGGGCCCTGGTCGAGTGCCGGGTGCAACCCCGCTACGGGCTCGCGCCCGACCCGATCGCGCTCAGCGCCGACCTGCGCCGGGCGGTCACCGGCGACGTCTCGGTCACCCAGCGGCTGCGCGGCCGGGCCCTCGCCGCACGCGGCGCGGGCGCGGCCCCCCGGGTGGTCTGGCACCGGGAGGCGGCGACCGACGCGGTGCTGCTCGAACTGCGGGCGGCCGACGCGGCGGGACTGCTCTACCGGGTGGCCTGCGCCCTCGACGAGGCCGGCGCCCAGGTCCGGGCGGCCCGCATCTCCACCCTCGGCGCAGACGTGGTGGACGCGTTCTACCTGGTCGGCGGCTGGCCCGACGACGCCGAGCGGGCCCGGCTGGAGGCCGCCGTCCTGGCCGCCGTCTGA
- a CDS encoding P-II family nitrogen regulator, whose product MKLVTAVIKPYQLDAVKEALHALGVAGLTVSEVQGYGRQKGHTEVYRGAEYTVEFLPKIRVEVLTDEMDVDKIVDAIVAAARTGKIGDGKVWVTGVEEVVRVRTGERGLDAL is encoded by the coding sequence ATGAAGCTGGTGACCGCGGTCATCAAGCCGTACCAGCTGGACGCGGTGAAGGAGGCCCTGCACGCCCTCGGCGTGGCCGGCCTGACCGTCAGCGAGGTCCAGGGGTACGGCCGGCAGAAAGGGCACACCGAGGTCTACCGGGGTGCCGAGTACACGGTCGAGTTCCTGCCCAAGATCCGGGTCGAGGTGCTCACCGACGAGATGGACGTCGACAAGATCGTGGACGCGATCGTGGCGGCGGCCCGGACCGGCAAGATCGGCGACGGCAAGGTCTGGGTGACCGGCGTCGAGGAGGTCGTCCGCGTCCGCACCGGCGAACGCGGCCTGGACGCCCTGTAG
- a CDS encoding ammonium transporter yields MEINTGNTAWLLLSSALVLLMTPGLALFYGGLNRSKGVLNMMMMSFSAIGLISVLWVIYGFTLAFGTNDSTGANNLIGSFTQYFGTQTNFIGEEWLFLGAGTGIPTYVFMVFQMMFAIITVALISGAVSDRLKFSGWLLFAFAWFTLVYVPVAHWVWGGGFIGSKIKALDFAGGTAVHINAGAAGLGLVLILGKRIGWPKESFKPHNVPLVALGAGLLWFGWFGFNAGSELTVDGTTAVAFVNTQVATAAGVLGWVIVEWVRSKKPTLVGASSGAIAGLVAITPACGFIAPLPAVLLGLVAGAVCAVAVGLKYRLGFDDSLDVVGVHFVAGWIGSLSIGLFATLQVNSAIEGLGASEGLFYGGGVTQLGRQALASGIVSVYSFGVAALIALVIKKVIGLRSDAEDEVAGIDVAEHAESAYDLSPTTGSSAGGAFAMAGIGATKPAPESAEPAEEPAEPVSEKVAG; encoded by the coding sequence GTGGAGATCAACACCGGCAACACCGCCTGGTTGCTCTTGTCGTCTGCGCTCGTGCTGCTCATGACGCCCGGTCTGGCCCTGTTCTACGGCGGCCTCAACCGGTCCAAGGGCGTACTCAACATGATGATGATGAGCTTCTCCGCGATCGGGCTCATCTCCGTACTTTGGGTCATCTACGGCTTCACCCTGGCGTTCGGCACCAACGACAGCACCGGGGCCAACAACCTGATCGGCAGCTTCACCCAGTACTTCGGGACGCAGACGAACTTCATCGGCGAGGAGTGGCTCTTCCTCGGCGCGGGGACCGGCATCCCCACGTACGTCTTCATGGTCTTCCAGATGATGTTCGCCATCATCACGGTCGCCCTGATCTCCGGCGCGGTCTCCGACCGGCTGAAGTTCTCCGGCTGGCTGCTCTTCGCCTTCGCCTGGTTCACCCTGGTCTACGTGCCGGTGGCGCACTGGGTCTGGGGCGGCGGCTTCATCGGCTCCAAGATCAAGGCGCTGGACTTCGCCGGTGGCACCGCGGTCCACATCAACGCCGGCGCCGCCGGCCTCGGCCTGGTGCTGATCCTCGGCAAGCGGATCGGCTGGCCGAAGGAGAGCTTCAAGCCGCACAACGTCCCGCTGGTCGCCCTCGGCGCCGGCCTGCTCTGGTTCGGCTGGTTCGGCTTCAACGCCGGCTCCGAGCTCACCGTCGACGGCACCACCGCGGTGGCCTTCGTCAACACCCAGGTGGCCACCGCCGCCGGTGTGCTCGGCTGGGTCATCGTGGAGTGGGTACGCAGCAAGAAGCCCACCCTGGTGGGCGCCTCCTCCGGCGCCATCGCCGGTCTGGTCGCCATCACCCCCGCCTGCGGCTTCATCGCCCCGCTCCCGGCGGTGCTGCTCGGCCTCGTCGCCGGCGCGGTCTGTGCGGTCGCGGTCGGCCTGAAGTACCGGCTCGGCTTCGACGACTCGCTCGACGTGGTCGGCGTGCACTTCGTCGCCGGCTGGATCGGCTCGCTCTCCATCGGCCTGTTCGCCACCCTCCAGGTCAACTCGGCCATCGAGGGCCTGGGCGCCAGCGAGGGCCTCTTCTACGGCGGCGGGGTGACCCAGCTCGGCCGGCAGGCGCTGGCCAGCGGCATCGTCTCGGTCTACTCGTTCGGCGTGGCGGCGCTGATCGCCCTGGTGATCAAGAAGGTGATCGGGCTGCGTTCCGACGCCGAGGACGAGGTCGCCGGCATCGACGTCGCCGAGCACGCGGAGAGCGCGTACGACCTCTCGCCCACCACGGGCAGCAGCGCGGGCGGCGCGTTCGCCATGGCCGGGATCGGCGCCACCAAGCCGGCCCCGGAGTCCGCCGAGCCGGCGGAGGAGCCCGCCGAGCCGGTCAGCGAAAAGGTCGCCGGTTAA
- a CDS encoding phosphotransferase encodes MTTDDRAYAGWRDPSHPSPRLGRPYVTSQEIPLHGGNVSTVVRVGDTVRRNAGPWTPSVHALLRHLEYVGFTGAPRALGMDERNREVLSYLEGECGEYPLAPHWVTDEALVTVATMLRMFHDAQYGFTPPPGAVWRSFGPPPPDTEVICHHDAAPHNVIWRPDGTLGLIDFDLASPGARIYDVAYAAWTWVPIFADRDSITLGWKHPDRPRRLRLFADAYGLIPRDRHRLIRTIRKRIVDHVEGIRRMAAAGEPAFVRIVHKGHLRRPMRDLRLLDYERHALENALR; translated from the coding sequence GTGACGACTGACGATCGCGCCTACGCGGGGTGGCGCGACCCCAGCCACCCGTCGCCGCGCCTCGGGAGACCGTACGTGACTTCGCAGGAGATCCCGCTGCACGGCGGGAACGTGAGCACCGTGGTCCGGGTGGGCGACACGGTCCGGCGCAACGCCGGGCCCTGGACGCCCTCCGTGCACGCCCTGCTGCGCCACCTGGAGTACGTCGGGTTCACCGGCGCGCCCCGGGCGCTCGGCATGGACGAGCGCAACCGCGAGGTCCTGTCGTACCTGGAGGGGGAGTGTGGGGAGTACCCGCTCGCCCCGCACTGGGTCACCGACGAGGCGCTGGTGACCGTGGCCACCATGCTGCGGATGTTCCACGACGCCCAGTACGGCTTCACCCCGCCGCCGGGGGCGGTCTGGCGCTCGTTCGGCCCGCCCCCGCCGGACACCGAGGTGATCTGCCACCACGACGCCGCCCCGCACAACGTGATCTGGCGGCCCGACGGCACCCTGGGCCTGATCGACTTCGACCTCGCGTCGCCCGGCGCCCGGATCTACGACGTGGCGTACGCGGCCTGGACCTGGGTGCCGATCTTCGCCGACCGGGACTCGATCACCCTCGGCTGGAAGCACCCCGACCGGCCGCGCCGGCTGCGCCTGTTCGCCGACGCGTACGGGCTGATCCCGCGGGACCGGCACCGGCTGATCCGGACCATCCGCAAGCGGATCGTCGACCACGTCGAGGGCATCCGTCGGATGGCCGCGGCCGGGGAGCCGGCGTTCGTCCGGATCGTGCACAAGGGGCACCTCCGCCGCCCGATGCGCGACCTGCGGCTGCTCGACTACGAGCGGCACGCCCTGGAGAACGCCCTGCGCTGA
- the ftsY gene encoding signal recognition particle-docking protein FtsY yields MTEYLLIALALLGVLILGALGLVVPRLRRRPEPPLPETEVDTRAEEDLAGPPVEAAESDLSTGILVEPPPVIEAPAPAIEVPEPTAGRLVRLRSRLSRSQNVFGKGLLGLLSRDHLDEDTWEEIEDSLITADVGIDATREIVDRLRERTRVLGTRSASELRALLAAELVNALDPSLDRSLKTAPKDGLPAVLLVVGVNGAGKTTTCGKIARVLVADGRSVVLGAADTFRAAAADQLETWGGRVGAETVRGPEAADPASVAFDAVKRGIDTGVDTVLIDTAGRLQNKVGLMDELGKVKRVVEKHGPIDETILILDATTGQNGLEQARVFTEVVNVTGVVLTKLDGTAKGGIVIAVQRKLGIPVKLVGLGEGPDDLAPFDPAQFVDALLGIEPLARDA; encoded by the coding sequence ATGACGGAATACCTCCTCATCGCACTCGCCCTGCTCGGCGTGCTGATCCTCGGTGCCCTCGGGCTGGTGGTGCCGCGGCTGCGCCGGCGTCCCGAACCGCCGCTGCCGGAGACGGAGGTCGACACCCGGGCCGAGGAGGACCTGGCCGGTCCGCCGGTCGAAGCGGCGGAGTCCGACCTCTCCACCGGCATCCTGGTCGAGCCGCCACCGGTGATCGAGGCGCCCGCGCCCGCCATCGAGGTCCCCGAGCCCACCGCCGGCCGGCTGGTCCGGCTGCGCTCCCGGCTGTCCCGCTCGCAGAACGTCTTCGGCAAGGGCCTGCTCGGCCTGCTCAGCCGGGACCACCTGGACGAGGACACCTGGGAGGAGATCGAGGACAGCCTGATCACCGCCGACGTCGGCATCGACGCCACCCGGGAGATCGTCGACCGGCTGCGCGAACGCACTCGGGTGCTGGGCACCCGCTCGGCCTCCGAGCTGCGCGCGCTGCTGGCCGCCGAGCTGGTCAACGCGCTCGACCCGTCGCTGGACCGGTCGCTCAAGACCGCCCCCAAGGACGGCCTGCCGGCGGTGCTGCTGGTGGTCGGGGTCAACGGGGCCGGCAAGACCACCACCTGCGGCAAGATCGCCCGGGTGCTGGTCGCCGACGGCCGGAGCGTGGTGCTCGGCGCGGCCGACACCTTCCGGGCCGCCGCGGCCGACCAGCTGGAGACCTGGGGCGGCCGGGTCGGGGCCGAGACGGTCCGCGGCCCGGAGGCCGCCGACCCGGCCAGCGTCGCCTTCGACGCGGTCAAGCGCGGCATCGACACCGGCGTGGACACCGTGCTGATCGACACCGCCGGCCGGCTGCAGAACAAGGTCGGCCTGATGGACGAGCTCGGCAAGGTCAAGCGGGTGGTGGAGAAGCATGGGCCGATCGACGAGACGATCCTGATCCTCGACGCCACCACCGGCCAGAACGGCCTGGAGCAGGCCCGGGTCTTCACCGAGGTGGTCAACGTGACCGGGGTGGTGCTGACCAAGCTCGACGGGACGGCCAAGGGCGGCATCGTGATCGCCGTGCAGCGCAAGCTCGGCATCCCGGTCAAGCTGGTCGGCCTCGGCGAGGGCCCGGACGACCTGGCCCCGTTCGACCCGGCGCAGTTCGTCGACGCGCTGCTCGGGATCGAGCCGCTCGCCCGGGACGCGTAA
- a CDS encoding alkaline phosphatase D family protein, translating into MPSARLLIGPLLRRVVGTRATVWVETSGPAVVTVRTADGASGTAPTFSAYDHHYAIVVVAGLTPDSATTYEVLIDGEVAWPVPESGFPASVIRTRASDDRDQPVTLIFGSCRETTQHATARKLPPDALDAYARRLIADPDPAAGPDLLVLLGDQVYADVTSPTVRRLLKRRRRRPKDAPATQVVSFDEYTKLYLESWRDPEIRWLLSTVPSVMIFDDHEVIDDWNTSASWRADMREQPWWAERIRSGLASYWVYQHLGNLAPDEIAVDPLFAKVTAAEDATSVLREFGERVDTEADVAHDTERWRAVQYQWSYALDLGRTRLVMLDNRSSRVLESGNRAMLPPGEWSWFLDRAHGVYDHLVVGASLPWLLPPGIHHVEAWNERLADSRRPWVARVSEQVRRALDLEHWASFRRSFEALGELFARLGSGTPGHPGDRVGAGPAYAPPASISVLSGDVHHSYVARARFPDPAVRTPVHQLTCSPIHNQVPGAMRPLMTLGWSPGPATAARALARSAGVRRPSVRWNKLAGPYFGNAVATLTHRGRSAEVLIEGTTSDGQLRTVAQRPLTDAA; encoded by the coding sequence ATGCCCAGCGCGCGCCTGCTCATCGGTCCGTTGCTGCGGCGGGTCGTGGGCACGCGGGCCACCGTCTGGGTCGAGACCAGTGGGCCCGCCGTGGTCACCGTCCGCACGGCCGACGGCGCCTCCGGGACCGCGCCGACCTTCTCCGCGTACGACCACCACTACGCGATCGTCGTGGTGGCGGGGCTCACTCCGGACAGCGCGACCACGTACGAGGTGCTGATCGACGGCGAGGTCGCCTGGCCGGTGCCGGAGAGCGGCTTCCCGGCGAGTGTCATCCGGACCCGGGCCAGCGACGACCGGGACCAGCCGGTGACCCTGATCTTCGGCTCGTGCCGGGAGACCACCCAGCACGCCACGGCCCGCAAGCTGCCCCCGGACGCGCTCGACGCGTACGCCCGGCGGCTGATCGCCGACCCGGACCCGGCCGCGGGGCCGGACCTGCTGGTGCTGCTCGGCGACCAGGTCTACGCCGACGTCACCTCGCCGACCGTGCGGCGGCTGCTCAAGCGGCGCCGGCGGCGGCCGAAGGACGCCCCGGCGACCCAGGTGGTCAGTTTCGACGAGTACACCAAGCTTTACCTGGAGTCCTGGCGCGATCCGGAGATCCGCTGGCTGCTCTCCACCGTGCCGAGCGTGATGATCTTCGACGACCACGAGGTCATCGACGACTGGAACACCTCGGCCTCCTGGCGGGCGGACATGCGCGAGCAGCCGTGGTGGGCCGAGCGGATCCGCAGCGGGCTCGCCTCGTACTGGGTCTACCAGCACCTGGGCAACCTCGCCCCGGACGAGATCGCCGTCGACCCGCTCTTCGCCAAGGTGACCGCTGCCGAGGACGCCACGAGCGTGCTGCGCGAGTTCGGCGAGCGGGTCGACACCGAGGCCGACGTCGCCCACGACACCGAACGCTGGCGCGCCGTGCAGTACCAGTGGAGCTACGCGCTCGACCTGGGCCGCACCCGCCTGGTGATGCTGGACAACCGGTCCAGCCGGGTGCTCGAGTCGGGCAACCGGGCGATGCTGCCGCCGGGCGAGTGGTCCTGGTTCCTCGACCGGGCGCACGGCGTCTACGACCACCTGGTGGTCGGCGCCTCGCTGCCCTGGCTGCTGCCGCCGGGCATCCATCACGTGGAAGCCTGGAACGAGCGGCTGGCCGACTCCCGCCGGCCCTGGGTGGCCCGGGTCTCCGAACAGGTCCGGCGGGCCCTCGACCTGGAGCACTGGGCGTCGTTCCGCCGCTCCTTCGAGGCCCTCGGCGAGCTCTTCGCCCGGCTCGGCAGCGGCACGCCGGGACACCCGGGCGACCGGGTCGGCGCCGGGCCGGCGTACGCGCCACCGGCATCCATCAGCGTGCTCTCCGGTGACGTGCACCACTCGTACGTGGCCCGGGCCCGGTTCCCCGACCCGGCCGTCCGCACCCCGGTGCACCAGCTCACCTGCTCCCCCATCCACAACCAGGTGCCGGGCGCGATGCGCCCGCTGATGACGCTGGGCTGGTCGCCCGGCCCGGCGACCGCCGCCCGTGCCCTGGCCCGCTCGGCCGGGGTCCGCCGCCCGAGCGTGCGGTGGAACAAGCTGGCCGGGCCGTACTTCGGCAACGCGGTGGCCACGCTGACCCACCGCGGCCGGTCGGCGGAGGTTCTGATCGAGGGCACCACCAGCGACGGTCAGCTCCGTACCGTGGCGCAGCGCCCGCTCACCGACGCCGCCTGA
- a CDS encoding MarR family winged helix-turn-helix transcriptional regulator, producing the protein MDEHLPETVRAVEDELAALLRRGRALSWEIAREVHPNLEPNAYGLLLWLRRSGSTRLTDLAGRLGIGKGTLSRQIQGLEGLGLVRRDPDPDDRRAAQIGLTEEGTRRFDAARAARLGQMRRTMENWPRRDIEEFARLLHRFNDSF; encoded by the coding sequence GTGGACGAGCACCTGCCGGAGACCGTGCGCGCGGTGGAGGACGAGCTGGCCGCCCTGCTGCGCCGCGGGCGAGCCCTGTCCTGGGAGATCGCCCGGGAGGTGCATCCCAACCTGGAGCCCAACGCGTACGGCCTGCTGCTCTGGCTGCGCCGCTCCGGCTCGACCCGGCTGACCGACCTGGCCGGCCGGCTCGGCATCGGCAAGGGGACGCTCAGCCGGCAGATCCAGGGCCTGGAGGGGCTCGGCCTGGTGCGTCGCGACCCGGACCCGGACGACCGGCGGGCCGCCCAGATCGGCCTCACCGAGGAGGGCACGCGCCGGTTCGACGCGGCCCGGGCGGCCCGGCTGGGGCAGATGCGGCGCACGATGGAGAACTGGCCGAGGCGGGACATCGAAGAGTTCGCCCGGCTGCTGCACCGGTTCAACGACAGCTTCTGA
- a CDS encoding MDR family MFS transporter encodes MTQATAPSRATAVDMTHRQILEALSGLLLGMFVAILSSTVVSNALPRIITELHGGQSAYTWVVTSTLLATTATTPIWGKLADLTSKKLLVQLALTVFVLGSVLAGLAQSTGQLIACRVLQGVGAGGLTALAQVIMATMIAPRERGRYSGYLGAVLAVGTIGGPLIGGVIVDTDWLGWRWCFYVGVPFAILALIVLQKTLHLPVVKREAKIDWWGATLITAAVSLLLIWVTLAGDKYDRISWQSAVMVAAALLLGVIAVRVENRASEPMIPPRLFRNRTVTLAVVASIAVGVGMFGASVFLGQYFQISRGESPTMSGLMTLPMILGLLVSSTVVGRIITNTGRWKRYLVAGSALLTVGFALMGTLRYDTPYWQLSIYMALIGVGLGMTMQNLVLAVQNTVGAHELGAASSVVAFFRSLGGAIGVSALGAILGHKVKDYIADGLAGLGIPASGSGSGGTLPNVHTLPAPIRTVVESAYGHGAGDIFLAAAPFGLIALIAVCFIKEIPLRRHNRDEVAAEVDRESTVAGGAGAAVVATGVRD; translated from the coding sequence ATGACCCAGGCGACAGCGCCCAGCCGGGCGACCGCCGTGGACATGACCCACCGGCAGATCCTGGAGGCACTCTCCGGCCTGCTGCTGGGCATGTTCGTCGCGATCCTCTCCTCCACGGTCGTCTCGAACGCGCTGCCGCGGATCATCACCGAGCTGCACGGCGGCCAGTCCGCGTACACCTGGGTGGTCACCTCGACGCTGCTGGCAACCACCGCGACCACCCCCATCTGGGGCAAGCTCGCCGACCTGACCAGCAAGAAGCTCCTGGTCCAGCTCGCCCTGACGGTCTTCGTGCTGGGCTCGGTGCTGGCCGGCCTCGCCCAGTCCACCGGGCAGCTCATCGCCTGCCGGGTGCTCCAGGGCGTCGGCGCCGGCGGTCTGACCGCGCTCGCCCAGGTGATCATGGCGACGATGATCGCGCCGCGCGAGCGGGGCCGGTACAGCGGCTACCTCGGCGCGGTGCTGGCCGTCGGCACCATCGGCGGCCCGCTGATCGGCGGCGTCATCGTCGACACCGACTGGCTCGGCTGGCGCTGGTGCTTCTACGTCGGCGTGCCGTTCGCGATCCTCGCCCTGATCGTGCTCCAGAAGACCCTGCACCTGCCGGTGGTCAAGCGGGAGGCGAAGATCGACTGGTGGGGCGCGACGCTGATCACCGCCGCGGTCTCGCTGCTGCTGATCTGGGTCACCCTCGCCGGCGACAAGTACGACCGGATCTCCTGGCAGTCCGCGGTCATGGTGGCCGCCGCGCTGCTGCTCGGCGTGATCGCGGTCCGGGTGGAGAACCGGGCCAGTGAGCCCATGATCCCGCCGCGGCTGTTCCGCAACCGCACCGTCACCCTCGCCGTGGTGGCCAGCATCGCGGTCGGCGTGGGCATGTTCGGCGCCTCGGTCTTCCTCGGCCAGTACTTCCAGATCAGCCGCGGCGAGAGCCCGACCATGTCCGGCCTGATGACCCTGCCGATGATCCTCGGCCTGCTGGTCTCCTCCACGGTCGTCGGCCGGATCATCACCAACACCGGCCGCTGGAAGCGCTACCTCGTCGCCGGCTCGGCCCTGCTCACCGTCGGCTTCGCGCTGATGGGCACGCTCCGCTATGACACCCCGTACTGGCAGCTCAGCATCTACATGGCCCTGATCGGCGTCGGGCTGGGCATGACCATGCAGAACCTCGTCCTCGCCGTGCAGAACACCGTCGGCGCGCACGAGCTGGGCGCGGCCAGCTCGGTGGTCGCCTTCTTCCGCAGCCTCGGCGGCGCGATCGGCGTCAGCGCGCTCGGCGCGATCCTCGGCCACAAGGTCAAGGACTACATCGCCGACGGGCTGGCCGGCCTCGGCATCCCGGCCAGCGGCTCGGGCAGCGGCGGCACCCTGCCGAACGTGCACACCCTGCCCGCCCCGATCCGCACCGTGGTGGAGAGCGCGTACGGCCACGGCGCCGGCGACATCTTCCTCGCCGCCGCCCCGTTCGGGCTGATCGCGCTGATCGCGGTCTGCTTCATCAAGGAGATCCCGCTGCGCCGCCACAACCGTGACGAGGTCGCCGCGGAGGTCGACCGGGAGTCGACCGTGGCCGGTGGCGCGGGTGCCGCGGTGGTAGCGACGGGCGTCCGGGACTGA
- a CDS encoding universal stress protein, whose translation MSTPIDREEYGPEARPLPFERGTDGPRVVLVGVDGTRTSLRAAAYAAGLARRQGSGLVVVFVSSPAAYTGLISGVVAGAVQQTHDELAAELREQFRRGADELGLPVTFLCRRGDAYAELRKAADETRADLVVVGSSEQAGHRLVGSVATRLVRTGRWPVVVVP comes from the coding sequence ATGAGCACCCCGATCGATCGCGAGGAGTACGGCCCGGAGGCCCGTCCGCTGCCGTTCGAACGCGGCACGGACGGGCCCCGGGTGGTCCTGGTCGGCGTCGACGGCACCCGGACCTCGCTGCGTGCCGCCGCGTACGCGGCGGGGCTGGCCCGCCGGCAGGGCTCCGGCCTGGTGGTGGTCTTCGTCAGCTCCCCCGCCGCCTACACCGGACTGATCTCCGGGGTGGTCGCGGGGGCGGTGCAGCAGACCCACGACGAGCTCGCCGCCGAGCTGCGGGAGCAGTTCCGGCGCGGGGCCGACGAGCTGGGCCTGCCGGTCACCTTTCTCTGCCGGCGCGGGGACGCGTACGCCGAACTCCGCAAGGCGGCCGACGAGACCCGCGCGGACCTGGTCGTGGTCGGGTCGTCCGAGCAGGCCGGGCACCGCCTGGTCGGCTCGGTCGCCACCCGGCTGGTCCGCACCGGCCGCTGGCCGGTCGTCGTGGTGCCCTGA